The proteins below are encoded in one region of Drosophila santomea strain STO CAGO 1482 chromosome 3R, Prin_Dsan_1.1, whole genome shotgun sequence:
- the LOC120454274 gene encoding cation-independent mannose-6-phosphate receptor isoform X3 produces the protein MRCSLHKDCAAPTQENFRQQMRFRIVISLLLLLFCCGESVAADAADQLQFSTTECKIKEPIYGSTFDFSGLHSDLGHVVKSVSNGDDQFEFNICGNLSKTCNGESNVAACLKKQGKEHVLGVQHELFYNHGKMYLKYKSGAKCDNGTAEIANYQLHVRLICDYTLDAQPITATANDGCSFYISYRTPLACLSIPDGLQSNSCRVGDTKSNGTFDLMPLSDSNYRTSNRQGAIFVIKVCKPVLYGENSMCPAGSSVCLFNNKTTNPKERFINFGNVQTHPVVENGQLLLRHESPTPCAKNSSVNYTSVIYFSCDKFIRNAHPEFAGLGADSCTYQFNFVTPLACNDLKPCTAFTSTNELLDLSSLSSKPAHTLLKDGKNYTIAVCANAGAPCLGNGGACYEQNSTTISLGNSNSQLRFNQTGSLYLLYEDGAQCSTATGMRRWSTKIEFVCANNATKDNGVSTAGGSDSLKIIEDSNCQLLIQYQTPLACREPIKCKATSYVDHTTDGLGSSGDELIDLTPLISASDNYEARVELPASMEHLVPKTTKFFLNVCRPLVPKYQLGCAGGSAACMAKVTAAGAPEEERSMGFPLVSLTQLNRTFAELLYLKGDPCPSDNTTELSTHILFNCDMRTGRGQPVLRSIEDCAYRFEWATNVFCPPHECIFSADTCDLVHDELGRRFNFKSAPFTKDGQIEIDYNATKMSVNICGEHRKAMTDYSQALVNIFFTHESPNCGREGTMNVQIRLICSNQTESSSTISSDQQCNLLYVQRTPSICEFLSLGATQQDLVSNGSTSSSTSSTTSGTSTTTSSPPARASPAAILGAILSVTFCVTCLGLLAFSPARRQRVRRLFRRSNSAVRYSRVQSNEEANLLLEPNGEFTESDDDMLL, from the exons ATGCGTTGCAGTTTGCACAAGGACTGCGCAGCTCCCACGCAGGAAAATTTTCGTCAG CAGATGCGTTTCCGAATTGTGATTTCCCTGCTCTtgctgcttttctgctgcGGCGAGAGTGTCGCCGCTGACGCAGCCGATCAGCTG CAATTTTCCACCACGGAATGTAAAATCAAGGAGCCCATTTACGGCAGCACCTTCGACTTCAGTGGCCTCCACTCGGACTTGGGCCATGTGGTGAAGAGCGTGAGCAATGGAGACGACCAATTCGAGTTCAATATATGCGGCAATCTTTCAAAAACCTGCAATGGCGAAAGTAATGTGGCAGCATGCCTTAAAAAACAGGGAAAGGAGCATGTTTTGG GTGTCCAGCATGAGTTGTTCTACAACCATGGAAAAATGTATCTGAAGTATAAGAGCGGCGCAAAGTGCGACAATGGCACTGCCGAAATTGCCAACTACCAGCTGCATGTCAGGCTCATTTGCGACTATACTTTGGATGCGCAGCCCATAACGGCTACC GCCAACGATGGCTGTTCTTTTTACATCTCCTACAGGACGCCACTGGCTTGCCTTTCCATTCCCGATGGCCTGCAATCCAATAGTTGCAGAGTGGGGGACACCAAGTCGAATGGAACCTTCGATCTAATGCCGCTGAGTGATAGTAACTACCGCACTAGCAATCGTCAGGGTGCCATCTTTGTGATCAAAGTCTGTAAACCAGTGCTATATGGAGAGAACAGCATGTGTCCTGCCGGCAGCAGCGTTTGTctatttaataacaaaaccACCAATCCAAAAGAACG ATTTATCAATTTTGGCAATGTACAAACGCATCCTGTGGTGGAGAATGGGCAGCTTTTGCTCAGGCATGAGTCCCCAACGCCCTGTGCCAAGAACTCCAGTGTAAACTACACCAGTGTGATTTACTTTAGCTGCGACAAGTTCATCAGG AATGCCCATCCGGAGTTCGCGGGTCTAGGAGCTGATTCCTGCACCTACCAGTTCAACTTTGTAACGCCTTTGGCCTGTAATGATCTCAAACCGTGCACGGCCTTCACTTCCACAAATGAGCT GTTGGATCTGAGTTCGCTTAGCTCTAAGCCAGCTCACACTTTGCTTAAGGATGGCAAGAACTATACAATTGCAGTGTGCGCAAATGCTGGGGCGCCCTGTCTGGGAAATGGAG GCGCTTGTTACGAGCAGAATTCCACGACCATCAGCCTGGGCAACTCCAACTCGCAGTTGCGTTTCAATCAGACCGGTTCGCTGTATTTGCTGTATGAGGATGGGGCCCAGTGCTCCACAGCAACGGGCATGCGGCGCTGGTCGACGAAAATCGAGTTTGTCTGTGCGAACAATGCCACCAAGGACAATGGAGTCAGCACTGCTGGCGGTAGCGATTCTTTGAAAATAATTGAGGACTCCAATTGTCAGCTGTTGATCCAATATCAGACGCCGCTTGCCTGCCGGGAGCCGATTAAATGCAAGGCAACCAGCTACGTGGACCACACAACCGATGGACTGGGCAGCAGCGGCGACGAGCTGATCGACCTAACGCCATTGATTAGCGCCAGCGACAACTACGAGGCACGAGTGGAGCTGCCGGCCAGCATGGAGCACCTGGTGCCCAAGACGACCAAG TTCTTTTTGAATGTGTGCCGTCCATTAGTGCCCAAATACCAATTAGGCTGTGCCGGCGGATCTGCTGCCTGCATGGCCAAAGTGACGGCCGCCGGCGCCCCCGAGGAGGAGCGT AGCATGGGTTTTCCGCTGGTGTCACTGACGCAACTGAATCGCACCTTCGCCGAGCTTCTTTACTTAAAGGGAGACCCCTGTCCCAGCGACAACACCACGGAGCTCTCCACGCACATCCTTTTCAACTGTGATATGCGTACCGGTCGG GGACAGCCCGTGCTGCGTTCGATTGAGGACTGCGCCTACCGCTTCGAGTGGGCCACCAATGTCTTCTGTCCGCCGCACGAGTGCATCTTCAGTGCGGACACCTGCGATCTGGTGCACGACGAGCTGGGTCGGCGTTTCAACTTCAAGAGTGCGCCGTTCACCAAGGATGGCCAGATTGAG ATTGACTACAACGCCACAAAGATGTCGGTAAACATTTGCGGAGAGCATCGCAAGGCGATGACGGACTATTCGCAGGCGCTGGTCAACATATTCTTCACACACGAGTCGCCTAATTGCGGTCGGGAAG GCACGATGAACGTCCAGATTCGGCTGATATGCAGCAACCAGACggagagcagcagcaccatctCGAGC GACCAGCAATGCAATTTGCTTTATGTGCAGCGAACGCCGAGCATCTGTGAGTTCCTTTCCCTTGGCGCGACCCAGCAGGATCTCGTATCCAATGGCTCCACGAGCAGTAGCACCAGCAGTACAACCAGCGGtacctccaccaccaccagcagcccCCCTGCACGGGCATCGCCAGCGG CCATCCTGGGGGCCATTCTCTCGGTGACCTTCTGCGTGACGTGCCTGGGCCTGTTGGCCTTTTCGCCGGCGCGGAGGCAGCGCGTCCGCCGACTCTTCCGGCGCAGCAACTCCGCGGTGCGATACTCCCGG GTGCAATCCAATGAGGAGGCCAACCTACTTTTGGAACCCAATGGAGAGTTCACCGAAAGCGATGACGACATGCTGCTTTAG
- the LOC120454274 gene encoding cation-independent mannose-6-phosphate receptor isoform X1 has protein sequence MRCSLHKDCAAPTQENFRQQMRFRIVISLLLLLFCCGESVAADAADQLQFSTTECKIKEPIYGSTFDFSGLHSDLGHVVKSVSNGDDQFEFNICGNLSKTCNGESNVAACLKKQGKEHVLGVQHELFYNHGKMYLKYKSGAKCDNGTAEIANYQLHVRLICDYTLDAQPITATANDGCSFYISYRTPLACLSIPDGLQSNSCRVGDTKSNGTFDLMPLSDSNYRTSNRQGAIFVIKVCKPVLYGENSMCPAGSSVCLFNNKTTNPKERFINFGNVQTHPVVENGQLLLRHESPTPCAKNSSVNYTSVIYFSCDKFIRNAHPEFAGLGADSCTYQFNFVTPLACNDLKPCTAFTSTNELLDLSSLSSKPAHTLLKDGKNYTIAVCANAGAPCLGNGGACYEQNSTTISLGNSNSQLRFNQTGSLYLLYEDGAQCSTATGMRRWSTKIEFVCANNATKDNGVSTAGGSDSLKIIEDSNCQLLIQYQTPLACREPIKCKATSYVDHTTDGLGSSGDELIDLTPLISASDNYEARVELPASMEHLVPKTTKFFLNVCRPLVPKYQLGCAGGSAACMAKVTAAGAPEEERSMGFPLVSLTQLNRTFAELLYLKGDPCPSDNTTELSTHILFNCDMRTGRGQPVLRSIEDCAYRFEWATNVFCPPHECIFSADTCDLVHDELGRRFNFKSAPFTKDGQIEIDYNATKMSVNICGEHRKAMTDYSQALVNIFFTHESPNCGREGTMNVQIRLICSNQTESSSTISSDQQCNLLYVQRTPSICEFLSLGATQQDLVSNGSTSSSTSSTTSGTSTTTSSPPARASPAGKPTKAATSTTTTTSGPDPAATPIGPTASVGTILGAILSVTFCVTCLGLLAFSPARRQRVRRLFRRSNSAVRYSRVQSNEEANLLLEPNGEFTESDDDMLL, from the exons ATGCGTTGCAGTTTGCACAAGGACTGCGCAGCTCCCACGCAGGAAAATTTTCGTCAG CAGATGCGTTTCCGAATTGTGATTTCCCTGCTCTtgctgcttttctgctgcGGCGAGAGTGTCGCCGCTGACGCAGCCGATCAGCTG CAATTTTCCACCACGGAATGTAAAATCAAGGAGCCCATTTACGGCAGCACCTTCGACTTCAGTGGCCTCCACTCGGACTTGGGCCATGTGGTGAAGAGCGTGAGCAATGGAGACGACCAATTCGAGTTCAATATATGCGGCAATCTTTCAAAAACCTGCAATGGCGAAAGTAATGTGGCAGCATGCCTTAAAAAACAGGGAAAGGAGCATGTTTTGG GTGTCCAGCATGAGTTGTTCTACAACCATGGAAAAATGTATCTGAAGTATAAGAGCGGCGCAAAGTGCGACAATGGCACTGCCGAAATTGCCAACTACCAGCTGCATGTCAGGCTCATTTGCGACTATACTTTGGATGCGCAGCCCATAACGGCTACC GCCAACGATGGCTGTTCTTTTTACATCTCCTACAGGACGCCACTGGCTTGCCTTTCCATTCCCGATGGCCTGCAATCCAATAGTTGCAGAGTGGGGGACACCAAGTCGAATGGAACCTTCGATCTAATGCCGCTGAGTGATAGTAACTACCGCACTAGCAATCGTCAGGGTGCCATCTTTGTGATCAAAGTCTGTAAACCAGTGCTATATGGAGAGAACAGCATGTGTCCTGCCGGCAGCAGCGTTTGTctatttaataacaaaaccACCAATCCAAAAGAACG ATTTATCAATTTTGGCAATGTACAAACGCATCCTGTGGTGGAGAATGGGCAGCTTTTGCTCAGGCATGAGTCCCCAACGCCCTGTGCCAAGAACTCCAGTGTAAACTACACCAGTGTGATTTACTTTAGCTGCGACAAGTTCATCAGG AATGCCCATCCGGAGTTCGCGGGTCTAGGAGCTGATTCCTGCACCTACCAGTTCAACTTTGTAACGCCTTTGGCCTGTAATGATCTCAAACCGTGCACGGCCTTCACTTCCACAAATGAGCT GTTGGATCTGAGTTCGCTTAGCTCTAAGCCAGCTCACACTTTGCTTAAGGATGGCAAGAACTATACAATTGCAGTGTGCGCAAATGCTGGGGCGCCCTGTCTGGGAAATGGAG GCGCTTGTTACGAGCAGAATTCCACGACCATCAGCCTGGGCAACTCCAACTCGCAGTTGCGTTTCAATCAGACCGGTTCGCTGTATTTGCTGTATGAGGATGGGGCCCAGTGCTCCACAGCAACGGGCATGCGGCGCTGGTCGACGAAAATCGAGTTTGTCTGTGCGAACAATGCCACCAAGGACAATGGAGTCAGCACTGCTGGCGGTAGCGATTCTTTGAAAATAATTGAGGACTCCAATTGTCAGCTGTTGATCCAATATCAGACGCCGCTTGCCTGCCGGGAGCCGATTAAATGCAAGGCAACCAGCTACGTGGACCACACAACCGATGGACTGGGCAGCAGCGGCGACGAGCTGATCGACCTAACGCCATTGATTAGCGCCAGCGACAACTACGAGGCACGAGTGGAGCTGCCGGCCAGCATGGAGCACCTGGTGCCCAAGACGACCAAG TTCTTTTTGAATGTGTGCCGTCCATTAGTGCCCAAATACCAATTAGGCTGTGCCGGCGGATCTGCTGCCTGCATGGCCAAAGTGACGGCCGCCGGCGCCCCCGAGGAGGAGCGT AGCATGGGTTTTCCGCTGGTGTCACTGACGCAACTGAATCGCACCTTCGCCGAGCTTCTTTACTTAAAGGGAGACCCCTGTCCCAGCGACAACACCACGGAGCTCTCCACGCACATCCTTTTCAACTGTGATATGCGTACCGGTCGG GGACAGCCCGTGCTGCGTTCGATTGAGGACTGCGCCTACCGCTTCGAGTGGGCCACCAATGTCTTCTGTCCGCCGCACGAGTGCATCTTCAGTGCGGACACCTGCGATCTGGTGCACGACGAGCTGGGTCGGCGTTTCAACTTCAAGAGTGCGCCGTTCACCAAGGATGGCCAGATTGAG ATTGACTACAACGCCACAAAGATGTCGGTAAACATTTGCGGAGAGCATCGCAAGGCGATGACGGACTATTCGCAGGCGCTGGTCAACATATTCTTCACACACGAGTCGCCTAATTGCGGTCGGGAAG GCACGATGAACGTCCAGATTCGGCTGATATGCAGCAACCAGACggagagcagcagcaccatctCGAGC GACCAGCAATGCAATTTGCTTTATGTGCAGCGAACGCCGAGCATCTGTGAGTTCCTTTCCCTTGGCGCGACCCAGCAGGATCTCGTATCCAATGGCTCCACGAGCAGTAGCACCAGCAGTACAACCAGCGGtacctccaccaccaccagcagcccCCCTGCACGGGCATCGCCAGCGGGTAAGCCAACCAAGGCGGCCACGtcgacaacgacaacaacatcTGGTCCCGATCCGGCGGCTACTCCCATTGGGCCAACGGCGTCCGTGGGCA CCATCCTGGGGGCCATTCTCTCGGTGACCTTCTGCGTGACGTGCCTGGGCCTGTTGGCCTTTTCGCCGGCGCGGAGGCAGCGCGTCCGCCGACTCTTCCGGCGCAGCAACTCCGCGGTGCGATACTCCCGG GTGCAATCCAATGAGGAGGCCAACCTACTTTTGGAACCCAATGGAGAGTTCACCGAAAGCGATGACGACATGCTGCTTTAG
- the LOC120454274 gene encoding cation-independent mannose-6-phosphate receptor isoform X2, with translation MRCSLHKDCAAPTQENFRQMRFRIVISLLLLLFCCGESVAADAADQLQFSTTECKIKEPIYGSTFDFSGLHSDLGHVVKSVSNGDDQFEFNICGNLSKTCNGESNVAACLKKQGKEHVLGVQHELFYNHGKMYLKYKSGAKCDNGTAEIANYQLHVRLICDYTLDAQPITATANDGCSFYISYRTPLACLSIPDGLQSNSCRVGDTKSNGTFDLMPLSDSNYRTSNRQGAIFVIKVCKPVLYGENSMCPAGSSVCLFNNKTTNPKERFINFGNVQTHPVVENGQLLLRHESPTPCAKNSSVNYTSVIYFSCDKFIRNAHPEFAGLGADSCTYQFNFVTPLACNDLKPCTAFTSTNELLDLSSLSSKPAHTLLKDGKNYTIAVCANAGAPCLGNGGACYEQNSTTISLGNSNSQLRFNQTGSLYLLYEDGAQCSTATGMRRWSTKIEFVCANNATKDNGVSTAGGSDSLKIIEDSNCQLLIQYQTPLACREPIKCKATSYVDHTTDGLGSSGDELIDLTPLISASDNYEARVELPASMEHLVPKTTKFFLNVCRPLVPKYQLGCAGGSAACMAKVTAAGAPEEERSMGFPLVSLTQLNRTFAELLYLKGDPCPSDNTTELSTHILFNCDMRTGRGQPVLRSIEDCAYRFEWATNVFCPPHECIFSADTCDLVHDELGRRFNFKSAPFTKDGQIEIDYNATKMSVNICGEHRKAMTDYSQALVNIFFTHESPNCGREGTMNVQIRLICSNQTESSSTISSDQQCNLLYVQRTPSICEFLSLGATQQDLVSNGSTSSSTSSTTSGTSTTTSSPPARASPAGKPTKAATSTTTTTSGPDPAATPIGPTASVGTILGAILSVTFCVTCLGLLAFSPARRQRVRRLFRRSNSAVRYSRVQSNEEANLLLEPNGEFTESDDDMLL, from the exons ATGCGTTGCAGTTTGCACAAGGACTGCGCAGCTCCCACGCAGGAAAATTTTCGTCAG ATGCGTTTCCGAATTGTGATTTCCCTGCTCTtgctgcttttctgctgcGGCGAGAGTGTCGCCGCTGACGCAGCCGATCAGCTG CAATTTTCCACCACGGAATGTAAAATCAAGGAGCCCATTTACGGCAGCACCTTCGACTTCAGTGGCCTCCACTCGGACTTGGGCCATGTGGTGAAGAGCGTGAGCAATGGAGACGACCAATTCGAGTTCAATATATGCGGCAATCTTTCAAAAACCTGCAATGGCGAAAGTAATGTGGCAGCATGCCTTAAAAAACAGGGAAAGGAGCATGTTTTGG GTGTCCAGCATGAGTTGTTCTACAACCATGGAAAAATGTATCTGAAGTATAAGAGCGGCGCAAAGTGCGACAATGGCACTGCCGAAATTGCCAACTACCAGCTGCATGTCAGGCTCATTTGCGACTATACTTTGGATGCGCAGCCCATAACGGCTACC GCCAACGATGGCTGTTCTTTTTACATCTCCTACAGGACGCCACTGGCTTGCCTTTCCATTCCCGATGGCCTGCAATCCAATAGTTGCAGAGTGGGGGACACCAAGTCGAATGGAACCTTCGATCTAATGCCGCTGAGTGATAGTAACTACCGCACTAGCAATCGTCAGGGTGCCATCTTTGTGATCAAAGTCTGTAAACCAGTGCTATATGGAGAGAACAGCATGTGTCCTGCCGGCAGCAGCGTTTGTctatttaataacaaaaccACCAATCCAAAAGAACG ATTTATCAATTTTGGCAATGTACAAACGCATCCTGTGGTGGAGAATGGGCAGCTTTTGCTCAGGCATGAGTCCCCAACGCCCTGTGCCAAGAACTCCAGTGTAAACTACACCAGTGTGATTTACTTTAGCTGCGACAAGTTCATCAGG AATGCCCATCCGGAGTTCGCGGGTCTAGGAGCTGATTCCTGCACCTACCAGTTCAACTTTGTAACGCCTTTGGCCTGTAATGATCTCAAACCGTGCACGGCCTTCACTTCCACAAATGAGCT GTTGGATCTGAGTTCGCTTAGCTCTAAGCCAGCTCACACTTTGCTTAAGGATGGCAAGAACTATACAATTGCAGTGTGCGCAAATGCTGGGGCGCCCTGTCTGGGAAATGGAG GCGCTTGTTACGAGCAGAATTCCACGACCATCAGCCTGGGCAACTCCAACTCGCAGTTGCGTTTCAATCAGACCGGTTCGCTGTATTTGCTGTATGAGGATGGGGCCCAGTGCTCCACAGCAACGGGCATGCGGCGCTGGTCGACGAAAATCGAGTTTGTCTGTGCGAACAATGCCACCAAGGACAATGGAGTCAGCACTGCTGGCGGTAGCGATTCTTTGAAAATAATTGAGGACTCCAATTGTCAGCTGTTGATCCAATATCAGACGCCGCTTGCCTGCCGGGAGCCGATTAAATGCAAGGCAACCAGCTACGTGGACCACACAACCGATGGACTGGGCAGCAGCGGCGACGAGCTGATCGACCTAACGCCATTGATTAGCGCCAGCGACAACTACGAGGCACGAGTGGAGCTGCCGGCCAGCATGGAGCACCTGGTGCCCAAGACGACCAAG TTCTTTTTGAATGTGTGCCGTCCATTAGTGCCCAAATACCAATTAGGCTGTGCCGGCGGATCTGCTGCCTGCATGGCCAAAGTGACGGCCGCCGGCGCCCCCGAGGAGGAGCGT AGCATGGGTTTTCCGCTGGTGTCACTGACGCAACTGAATCGCACCTTCGCCGAGCTTCTTTACTTAAAGGGAGACCCCTGTCCCAGCGACAACACCACGGAGCTCTCCACGCACATCCTTTTCAACTGTGATATGCGTACCGGTCGG GGACAGCCCGTGCTGCGTTCGATTGAGGACTGCGCCTACCGCTTCGAGTGGGCCACCAATGTCTTCTGTCCGCCGCACGAGTGCATCTTCAGTGCGGACACCTGCGATCTGGTGCACGACGAGCTGGGTCGGCGTTTCAACTTCAAGAGTGCGCCGTTCACCAAGGATGGCCAGATTGAG ATTGACTACAACGCCACAAAGATGTCGGTAAACATTTGCGGAGAGCATCGCAAGGCGATGACGGACTATTCGCAGGCGCTGGTCAACATATTCTTCACACACGAGTCGCCTAATTGCGGTCGGGAAG GCACGATGAACGTCCAGATTCGGCTGATATGCAGCAACCAGACggagagcagcagcaccatctCGAGC GACCAGCAATGCAATTTGCTTTATGTGCAGCGAACGCCGAGCATCTGTGAGTTCCTTTCCCTTGGCGCGACCCAGCAGGATCTCGTATCCAATGGCTCCACGAGCAGTAGCACCAGCAGTACAACCAGCGGtacctccaccaccaccagcagcccCCCTGCACGGGCATCGCCAGCGGGTAAGCCAACCAAGGCGGCCACGtcgacaacgacaacaacatcTGGTCCCGATCCGGCGGCTACTCCCATTGGGCCAACGGCGTCCGTGGGCA CCATCCTGGGGGCCATTCTCTCGGTGACCTTCTGCGTGACGTGCCTGGGCCTGTTGGCCTTTTCGCCGGCGCGGAGGCAGCGCGTCCGCCGACTCTTCCGGCGCAGCAACTCCGCGGTGCGATACTCCCGG GTGCAATCCAATGAGGAGGCCAACCTACTTTTGGAACCCAATGGAGAGTTCACCGAAAGCGATGACGACATGCTGCTTTAG
- the LOC120454274 gene encoding cation-independent mannose-6-phosphate receptor isoform X4, translating to MRCSLHKDCAAPTQENFRQMRFRIVISLLLLLFCCGESVAADAADQLQFSTTECKIKEPIYGSTFDFSGLHSDLGHVVKSVSNGDDQFEFNICGNLSKTCNGESNVAACLKKQGKEHVLGVQHELFYNHGKMYLKYKSGAKCDNGTAEIANYQLHVRLICDYTLDAQPITATANDGCSFYISYRTPLACLSIPDGLQSNSCRVGDTKSNGTFDLMPLSDSNYRTSNRQGAIFVIKVCKPVLYGENSMCPAGSSVCLFNNKTTNPKERFINFGNVQTHPVVENGQLLLRHESPTPCAKNSSVNYTSVIYFSCDKFIRNAHPEFAGLGADSCTYQFNFVTPLACNDLKPCTAFTSTNELLDLSSLSSKPAHTLLKDGKNYTIAVCANAGAPCLGNGGACYEQNSTTISLGNSNSQLRFNQTGSLYLLYEDGAQCSTATGMRRWSTKIEFVCANNATKDNGVSTAGGSDSLKIIEDSNCQLLIQYQTPLACREPIKCKATSYVDHTTDGLGSSGDELIDLTPLISASDNYEARVELPASMEHLVPKTTKFFLNVCRPLVPKYQLGCAGGSAACMAKVTAAGAPEEERSMGFPLVSLTQLNRTFAELLYLKGDPCPSDNTTELSTHILFNCDMRTGRGQPVLRSIEDCAYRFEWATNVFCPPHECIFSADTCDLVHDELGRRFNFKSAPFTKDGQIEIDYNATKMSVNICGEHRKAMTDYSQALVNIFFTHESPNCGREGTMNVQIRLICSNQTESSSTISSDQQCNLLYVQRTPSICEFLSLGATQQDLVSNGSTSSSTSSTTSGTSTTTSSPPARASPAAILGAILSVTFCVTCLGLLAFSPARRQRVRRLFRRSNSAVRYSRVQSNEEANLLLEPNGEFTESDDDMLL from the exons ATGCGTTGCAGTTTGCACAAGGACTGCGCAGCTCCCACGCAGGAAAATTTTCGTCAG ATGCGTTTCCGAATTGTGATTTCCCTGCTCTtgctgcttttctgctgcGGCGAGAGTGTCGCCGCTGACGCAGCCGATCAGCTG CAATTTTCCACCACGGAATGTAAAATCAAGGAGCCCATTTACGGCAGCACCTTCGACTTCAGTGGCCTCCACTCGGACTTGGGCCATGTGGTGAAGAGCGTGAGCAATGGAGACGACCAATTCGAGTTCAATATATGCGGCAATCTTTCAAAAACCTGCAATGGCGAAAGTAATGTGGCAGCATGCCTTAAAAAACAGGGAAAGGAGCATGTTTTGG GTGTCCAGCATGAGTTGTTCTACAACCATGGAAAAATGTATCTGAAGTATAAGAGCGGCGCAAAGTGCGACAATGGCACTGCCGAAATTGCCAACTACCAGCTGCATGTCAGGCTCATTTGCGACTATACTTTGGATGCGCAGCCCATAACGGCTACC GCCAACGATGGCTGTTCTTTTTACATCTCCTACAGGACGCCACTGGCTTGCCTTTCCATTCCCGATGGCCTGCAATCCAATAGTTGCAGAGTGGGGGACACCAAGTCGAATGGAACCTTCGATCTAATGCCGCTGAGTGATAGTAACTACCGCACTAGCAATCGTCAGGGTGCCATCTTTGTGATCAAAGTCTGTAAACCAGTGCTATATGGAGAGAACAGCATGTGTCCTGCCGGCAGCAGCGTTTGTctatttaataacaaaaccACCAATCCAAAAGAACG ATTTATCAATTTTGGCAATGTACAAACGCATCCTGTGGTGGAGAATGGGCAGCTTTTGCTCAGGCATGAGTCCCCAACGCCCTGTGCCAAGAACTCCAGTGTAAACTACACCAGTGTGATTTACTTTAGCTGCGACAAGTTCATCAGG AATGCCCATCCGGAGTTCGCGGGTCTAGGAGCTGATTCCTGCACCTACCAGTTCAACTTTGTAACGCCTTTGGCCTGTAATGATCTCAAACCGTGCACGGCCTTCACTTCCACAAATGAGCT GTTGGATCTGAGTTCGCTTAGCTCTAAGCCAGCTCACACTTTGCTTAAGGATGGCAAGAACTATACAATTGCAGTGTGCGCAAATGCTGGGGCGCCCTGTCTGGGAAATGGAG GCGCTTGTTACGAGCAGAATTCCACGACCATCAGCCTGGGCAACTCCAACTCGCAGTTGCGTTTCAATCAGACCGGTTCGCTGTATTTGCTGTATGAGGATGGGGCCCAGTGCTCCACAGCAACGGGCATGCGGCGCTGGTCGACGAAAATCGAGTTTGTCTGTGCGAACAATGCCACCAAGGACAATGGAGTCAGCACTGCTGGCGGTAGCGATTCTTTGAAAATAATTGAGGACTCCAATTGTCAGCTGTTGATCCAATATCAGACGCCGCTTGCCTGCCGGGAGCCGATTAAATGCAAGGCAACCAGCTACGTGGACCACACAACCGATGGACTGGGCAGCAGCGGCGACGAGCTGATCGACCTAACGCCATTGATTAGCGCCAGCGACAACTACGAGGCACGAGTGGAGCTGCCGGCCAGCATGGAGCACCTGGTGCCCAAGACGACCAAG TTCTTTTTGAATGTGTGCCGTCCATTAGTGCCCAAATACCAATTAGGCTGTGCCGGCGGATCTGCTGCCTGCATGGCCAAAGTGACGGCCGCCGGCGCCCCCGAGGAGGAGCGT AGCATGGGTTTTCCGCTGGTGTCACTGACGCAACTGAATCGCACCTTCGCCGAGCTTCTTTACTTAAAGGGAGACCCCTGTCCCAGCGACAACACCACGGAGCTCTCCACGCACATCCTTTTCAACTGTGATATGCGTACCGGTCGG GGACAGCCCGTGCTGCGTTCGATTGAGGACTGCGCCTACCGCTTCGAGTGGGCCACCAATGTCTTCTGTCCGCCGCACGAGTGCATCTTCAGTGCGGACACCTGCGATCTGGTGCACGACGAGCTGGGTCGGCGTTTCAACTTCAAGAGTGCGCCGTTCACCAAGGATGGCCAGATTGAG ATTGACTACAACGCCACAAAGATGTCGGTAAACATTTGCGGAGAGCATCGCAAGGCGATGACGGACTATTCGCAGGCGCTGGTCAACATATTCTTCACACACGAGTCGCCTAATTGCGGTCGGGAAG GCACGATGAACGTCCAGATTCGGCTGATATGCAGCAACCAGACggagagcagcagcaccatctCGAGC GACCAGCAATGCAATTTGCTTTATGTGCAGCGAACGCCGAGCATCTGTGAGTTCCTTTCCCTTGGCGCGACCCAGCAGGATCTCGTATCCAATGGCTCCACGAGCAGTAGCACCAGCAGTACAACCAGCGGtacctccaccaccaccagcagcccCCCTGCACGGGCATCGCCAGCGG CCATCCTGGGGGCCATTCTCTCGGTGACCTTCTGCGTGACGTGCCTGGGCCTGTTGGCCTTTTCGCCGGCGCGGAGGCAGCGCGTCCGCCGACTCTTCCGGCGCAGCAACTCCGCGGTGCGATACTCCCGG GTGCAATCCAATGAGGAGGCCAACCTACTTTTGGAACCCAATGGAGAGTTCACCGAAAGCGATGACGACATGCTGCTTTAG